One genomic window of Cydia pomonella isolate Wapato2018A chromosome 6, ilCydPomo1, whole genome shotgun sequence includes the following:
- the LOC133519118 gene encoding large ribosomal subunit protein mL53-like isoform X1, whose product MSIPFSGTLRRSGGVVSAIGKQLRAVNLKAARRITVKFDPFGNNVTETRNFLHYISSPKIALTNPNCALKTDIVCDRSEPTVDIILTPSIAETANYKKVTLKSGNLTCLELLQLLNKHISALAPVEQPVSTIQTKSEKKKTKKK is encoded by the exons ATGTCGATTCCTTTCAGCGGAACATTGCGAAGGTCTGGAGGAGTAGTTTCTGCAATCGGAAAACAGCTAAGAGCTGTGAATTTGAAAGCTGCGAGAAGAATTACTGTTAAATTCGACCCTTTTGGCAACAACGTTACAGAAACAAG aaaCTTCTTGCACTATATAAGTTCGCCAAAAATCGCCTTAACAAATCCTAATTGTGCCCTGAAAACAGATATTGTTTGTGACCGCAGCGAACCTACAGTAGATATCATCCTTACACCTTCAATAGCTG AAACTGCTAATTACAAAAAAGTCACTCTGAAGAGTGGCAACTTAACTTGTTTGGAGCTGCTACagttattaaataaacatatttcggCACTAGCACCTGTAGAGCAACCCGTTTCAACAATACAGACCAAATCTGAAAAGAAAAAGACCAAAAAGAAGTGA
- the LOC133519118 gene encoding uncharacterized protein LOC133519118 isoform X2 codes for MGRNTKGGFLQVVEEFYSHIPAFTDVFSEDTFYVFVVIFVISTILVAFILSRFVTIKPVD; via the coding sequence ATGGGACGCAACACCAAAGGAGGGTTCCTTCAGGTAGTGGAGGAGTTCTATAGTCACATACCGGCATTCACAGATGTGTTCTCCGAGGACACATTCTATGTGTTTGTTGTGATATTTGTCATCTCAACAATCTTGGTTGCCTTTATTCTATCTCGATTCGTTACAATTAAACCAGTGGATTAG
- the LOC133519116 gene encoding eukaryotic translation initiation factor 3 subunit E: MSYSKFDLTFKIGQYLDRHLVFPLLEFLAAKETYDQSELLQAKLEILSKTNMIDYVIDIRRMLYPDEETPEEIKSRRGVVLSQLQELQDAVEPVLRLMQRDDVMKTVETMRDPKTLINYLTTNKEFEFKIQMIDSMYQLAKYRYECGNYVESASYLYFCQLVMSPTDKNYLSVLWGKLASEILVQNWDGALDDLTKLREFIDNGAAGAAATNMQALQQRTWLVHWSLFVFFNHVKGRDLIIEMFLYKPLYLNAIQTMCPHILRYLATAVIINRSRRNALKDLVKVIQQEAYTYRDPITEFIEHLYVNFDFEAARRKLNQCQAVLLTDFFLIACLEEFVENARLMIFETFCRIHQVISIGMLAENLNMQPDEAECWIVNLIRNARLDAKIDSKLGHVVMGAQPLSPYQQLVERVDSLAVRSEALTSLVERKHKARNQDIRWGAQEF, encoded by the exons ATGAGTTATTCAAAGTTTGATTTGACTTTCAAGATAGGTCAATATTTAGACCGTCACCTTGTGTTTCCCTTACTGGAATTCCTGGCTGCTAAAGAG ACTTATGATCAATCAGAGCTGCTGCAAGCTAAATTGGAGATCCTGAGCAAAACTAATATGATTGATTATGTTATAGACATCAGGAGAATGCTTTATCCAGATGAGGAAACACCAGAG GAGATAAAGTCCCGCAGAGGTGTAGTACTGTCACAACTTCAAGAGTTGCAAGATGCAGTGGAGCCAGTTCTGAGATTGATGCAGAGAGATGATGTCATGAAGACAGTGGAAACCATGCGGGACCCCAAAACTCTTATAAACTATCTAACTACCAATAAGGAGTTTGAG TTCAAAATTCAGATGATTGACAGCATGTACCAGCTTGCCAAGTACCGCTATGAGTGTGGTAACTATGTGGAGTCCGCTTCTTACTTGTACTTCTGCCAGCTAGTCATGTCGCCAACTGATAAA AACTACCTGTCAGTTTTATGGGGTAAGCTGGCCAGCGAGATCCTCGTGCAGAACTGGGACGGCGCGCTCGACGACCTCACGAAGCTGCGCGAGTTCATCGACAATGGTGCGgccggcgccgccgccaccAACATGCAGGCGCTGCAGCAGCGGACCTGGCTGGTCCACTGGTCGCTGTTCGTTTTCTTCAACCACGTCAAGGGCCGTGATCTCATCATAGAGATGTTCCTGTACAAGCCACT GTATTTGAACGCTATCCAGACGATGTGCCCGCACATCCTCCGGTACCTGGCCACGGCCGTCATCATCAACAGGTCGCGGAGGAACGCCCTCAAAGATCTTGTAAAAGTAATCCAACAGGAAGCATACACGTACAG GGACCCCATCACAGAGTTCATTGAGCATCTGTACGTGAACTTTGACTTCGAGGCAGCGCGCCGGAAATTAAATCAATGCCAAGCCGTACTGTTGACCGACTTCTTCCTCATCGCCTGCCTCGAGGAGTTTGTGGAGAACGCGCGTCTCATGATCTTCGAGACCTTCTGTCGCATCCATCAAGTCATCAGCATTgg AATGTTGGCTGAGAACCTGAACATGCAGCCGGACGAGGCCGAGTGCTGGATCGTGAACCTGATCCGCAACGCGCGGCTGGACGCCAAGATCGACTCGAAGCTGGGCCACGTGGTGATGGGCGCGCAGCCGCTGTCCCCCTACCAGCAGCTCGTCGAGCGCGTCGACTCGCTCGCCGTGCGCTCCGAGGCGCTCACCTCGCTCGTCGAACGCAAACATAAGGCCCGCAACCAAGAT ATCCGTTGGGGAGCACAGGAATTCTAA
- the LOC133519117 gene encoding testis-specific zinc finger protein topi-like produces the protein MSAKLVVERFETDVSFKYLNVTIDGENEETRFSDWLEGKTHNSRKATEKSSHLVVKIVSGPEYEHFNLDSCAKQVNETEIHNVESVSGEQYSRSYETEQIDNQNFLNMQQSIKQTFKNPNALPNIYVNKHLYDHNNTGASSFESTICPLEYSLERVKENNARIMENIHMLNRALNYTKKKESLDVSCSKPVRSYTCSTCGKCFVYETGLRRHYSTRHAILDIQPRWQVVWTCIECFQVWPRQDVAMQHATRCSQADNLDCVREIKTSSLLQCEFCEKVFTSIPRLLRHAKTHTTASNYACNACEVAFSCYKTAEVHWLSCPWLRTCYNFHLGKLLLCNACDRKFRNYEQLYNHRYKAEHFITKTHQNHINALGILVYQCELCGLWFPSVALLLNHRSQYHPRYDNTLATGDVSYTENHAYSGNDIQEFEALKDQQY, from the exons ATGTCAGCTAAACTAGTAGTTGAGAGATTTGAGACAGAcgttagttttaaatatttgaatgtTACGATCGATGGTGAAAATGAAGAAACGAGATTCAGCGACTGGTTGGAAGGCAAGACGCATAATTCGAGAAAAGCGACAGAGAAATCATCGCACCTGGTAGTGAAAATAGTGTCGGGGCCAGAGTATGAACATTTTAATCTAGATTCCTGCGCTAAACAGGTCAATGAAACGGAGATTCATAATGTTGAATCTGTTTCTGGCGAACAATACTCGCGGAGTTATGAAACCGAACAGATTGATAACCAGAACTTTTTAAATATGCAGCAAAGTATAAAACAAACCTTCAAAAACCCCAATGCGTTACCAAATATTTATGTCAATAAACACTTATATGATCATAATAATACGGGTGCAAGTAGTTTCGAAAGTACTATTTGTCCATTAGAATACAGTCTGGAGAGAGTTAAGGAAAACAACGCTCGCATAATGGAAAACATTCATATGTTGAACAGAGCCTTGAACTATACGAAAAAGAAAGAAAGCCTCGACGTGAGCTGCTCGAAACCCGTACGATCGTATACGTGCAGTACGTGCGGAAAATGTTTCGTGTACGAAACTGGCCTGAGGAGGCACTACTCTACGCGACATGCGATATTGGACATTCAGCCACGATGGCAGGTGGTGTGGACTTGCATAGAATGCTTCCAGGTGTGGCCGCGACAGGACGTGGCCATGCAACACGCGACCCGCTGCAGCCAAGCGGACAACCTGGATTGTGTTCGTGAAATCAAGACATCGTCGCTCTTACAATGCGAATTCTGTGAGAAAGTTTTCACAAGCATTCCCCGACTGCTGCGGCATGCTAAAACGCACACGACCGCCAGCAACTACGCCTGCAATGCTTGCGAAGTGGCTTTTTCTTGTTACAAAACTGCAGAAGTGCACTGGCTCTCATGTCCTTGGTTGCGAACTTGCTACAATTTTCATTTGGGGAAACTATTGCTCTGCAATGCCTGTGATCGCAAGTTTAGAAACTATGAGCAGTTGTATAACCACAG GTACAAAGCTGAACATTTCATTACCAAAACACACCAAAACCACATCAATGCTCTTGGAATATTAGTGTATCAATGTGAACTGTGTGGCCTATGGTTTCCCTCAGTTGCCCTTCTTCTGAATCATAGGAGCCAGTACCACCCTCGCTATGACAACACACTGGCCACAGGT GATGTGAGCTACACAGAAAATCATGCCTACAGTGGAAATGATATTCAAGAATTTGAAGCCCTTAAAGATCAACAATACTAG